A genomic window from Chitinophaga pollutisoli includes:
- the bioB gene encoding biotin synthase BioB yields MIRRDWTIPEIKDIYNTPLLELMYRAATVHREHQDTAEVQVCTLLSIKTGGCSEDCAYCPQAARYSTGVDVHALMQKDKVLEYAQKAKDAGSTRFCMGAAWREVRDNRDFDRVLDMVKGVNAIGMEVCCTLGMLTESQAQKLADAGLYSYNHNLDTSSEYYGEIITTRTYDDRLNTLENVRKAGVTVCCGGIIGLGESHEDRINMLATLATMPEHPDSVPINALTRVAGTPLEHMPKVEFWDMVRMIATARILMPTTMVRLSAGRAEMSVSEQAMCFMAGANSIFTGDKLLTTKNPSFEEDNLMFELLGLKPREVFKDEKAAGCCDHQHEHAHTH; encoded by the coding sequence ATGATCCGTCGTGACTGGACCATCCCCGAAATAAAGGATATCTACAATACACCGCTCCTCGAACTGATGTACCGTGCCGCCACCGTGCACCGCGAACACCAGGATACCGCGGAGGTACAGGTTTGCACCCTGCTGTCCATCAAAACCGGCGGCTGCTCCGAAGATTGCGCCTACTGCCCCCAGGCGGCGCGCTACAGCACCGGGGTAGATGTGCATGCCCTCATGCAGAAAGATAAAGTCCTGGAATACGCCCAAAAAGCCAAAGATGCGGGCTCCACCCGCTTCTGCATGGGCGCGGCCTGGCGCGAAGTGCGCGACAACCGCGACTTCGACCGCGTGCTCGATATGGTGAAAGGCGTAAACGCCATCGGCATGGAAGTATGCTGCACCCTCGGCATGCTCACCGAATCGCAGGCGCAAAAGCTCGCCGACGCGGGGCTGTATTCCTACAACCACAACCTCGACACATCCAGCGAATACTACGGGGAAATCATCACCACCCGCACGTACGACGACCGCCTCAACACCCTCGAAAACGTGCGTAAGGCAGGCGTAACCGTATGCTGTGGCGGCATTATCGGCCTCGGCGAAAGCCATGAAGACCGCATCAACATGCTGGCCACCCTCGCCACCATGCCCGAACATCCGGATTCCGTGCCTATCAACGCCCTCACGCGCGTGGCCGGCACCCCGCTGGAACACATGCCGAAAGTGGAATTCTGGGATATGGTCCGCATGATCGCAACCGCCCGCATCCTCATGCCCACCACGATGGTCCGCCTCAGCGCCGGCCGCGCGGAAATGAGCGTTTCCGAACAGGCGATGTGCTTTATGGCAGGCGCCAACTCCATCTTCACCGGCGATAAGCTGCTTACCACCAAAAACCCTTCCTTCGAGGAAGACAACCTGATGTTCGAGCTGCTGGGCCTCAAACCCCGCGAAGTCTTCAAAGATGAAAAAGCCGCCGGCTGCTGCGACCACCAGCACGAACACGCACATACACATTAA
- a CDS encoding TlpA disulfide reductase family protein: MNIRIVRSRTLALVAAAIIPAAAMAQEGKFVLKGRIGKLNAPATVYFDRTEDGERMLDSAVLKNGEFSFSGTTAEPGLMMIALSKDGKGLQNMGSGMDRKIMYLEPATITLSSETDMASANIKGSKLNAADAEYKKHLQPYEDQMDAINKVWGSATDEQRRDTALTNALNVKFRKALADKRGLIKSFIEKNPGSPVVVFALQELSVHNNMDLAELEPLFASLPAHQQASPAGKRFAENMHKKKTIVIGAVAPDFTQNDLAGKPVSLSDFRGKYVFLDFWASWCGPCRAENPHVVAAYKKFKERNFLVLSVSLDQPGRKDLWEEAIKKDGLEDFVHVSDLKFWNNAAVKLYGIRGVPANFLIDPQGKIVAKDLRGAALEEALTKYLPQ, translated from the coding sequence ATGAACATACGTATCGTAAGATCCCGGACCCTGGCCCTCGTGGCCGCCGCCATCATCCCGGCAGCCGCTATGGCGCAGGAGGGCAAATTTGTGCTGAAAGGCAGGATCGGCAAGCTGAACGCCCCGGCCACCGTGTATTTTGACAGAACCGAAGATGGCGAGCGCATGCTGGATTCGGCGGTACTGAAAAACGGGGAATTTTCTTTCTCAGGCACCACTGCAGAACCCGGGCTCATGATGATCGCGCTCAGCAAAGACGGCAAAGGCCTCCAGAACATGGGCTCCGGCATGGACCGCAAGATCATGTACCTCGAACCGGCCACCATCACGCTGAGCTCCGAAACTGACATGGCTTCCGCCAACATCAAAGGCTCTAAGCTGAATGCCGCCGACGCCGAATATAAAAAGCACCTGCAGCCCTACGAAGACCAGATGGACGCCATCAACAAGGTATGGGGCAGCGCCACCGACGAGCAACGCCGCGACACCGCCCTCACCAACGCCCTGAACGTGAAGTTCCGCAAGGCGCTGGCTGATAAGCGCGGATTGATAAAATCCTTTATCGAAAAGAACCCCGGATCGCCCGTTGTCGTGTTCGCATTGCAGGAGCTGTCGGTCCATAACAACATGGACCTGGCCGAACTGGAGCCCCTTTTCGCCAGCCTCCCCGCCCATCAGCAGGCTTCCCCCGCCGGGAAGCGCTTCGCGGAGAACATGCATAAGAAAAAGACCATCGTGATCGGTGCCGTGGCGCCGGATTTCACCCAGAACGACCTGGCGGGCAAACCCGTCAGCCTGTCCGATTTCCGGGGCAAATACGTGTTCCTCGACTTCTGGGCCAGCTGGTGCGGCCCCTGCCGTGCAGAGAACCCCCACGTAGTGGCGGCTTATAAGAAGTTCAAAGAGCGTAACTTCCTCGTTCTCAGTGTGTCGCTCGACCAACCTGGCCGTAAGGACCTCTGGGAAGAGGCCATCAAAAAGGACGGTCTGGAAGATTTCGTGCACGTTTCCGACCTGAAGTTCTGGAACAACGCGGCGGTGAAGCTCTATGGCATCCGCGGGGTACCGGCCAACTTCCTGATCGACCCGCAGGGAAAAATCGTGGCGAAAGACCTCCGCGGCGCCGCCCTGGAGGAAGCCCTGACGAAGTACTTACCGCAGTAA